The following proteins are encoded in a genomic region of Camarhynchus parvulus chromosome 4A, STF_HiC, whole genome shotgun sequence:
- the LOC115914813 gene encoding transmembrane 9 superfamily member 2-like, with the protein MRLLVAALLLVAPLGAAFYLPGLAPVSFCEESEQTESCKSLIELFVNRLDSVESVLPYEYDAFDFCQDKEEKRPSENLGQVLFGERIASSPYKFTFKKQETCKKVCTRSYDPGNSADKSKLAFLKKGMQLNYQHHWIIDNMPVTWCYDVEDGQKYCNPGFPIGCFVTPDGRVKDACVINSEFNKKNTFYLFNHVDITIMYHSGKDENWPGARLVMARLRPQSYKHTDENNLSCEGPPMEIPGEFTNKLNLVYTYSVTFEEKNNIKWASRWDYILESMPHTNIQWFSIMNSLVIVLFLSGMVAMIILRTLHKDIARYNQIDSSEDAQEEFGWKLVHGDVFRPPRKGMLLSVFLGQGTQIFIMTFITLFLACLGFLSPANRGALMTCAVVLWVLLGTPAGYVSARMYKTFRGEKWKTNVLLTALLCPGIVFADFFIMNLILWVKGSSAAIPFGTLVAILAMWFGISVPLTFVGAYFGFKERPIEHPVRTNQIPRQIPEQSFFTKPLPGIIMGGILPFGCIFIQLFFILNSIWSHQMYYMFGFLFLVFIILLITCSEATVLLCYFHLCAEDYHWWWRSFLTSSFTAVYLFIYAVHYFFSKLQITGTASTILYFGYTMIMVLIFFLFTGTIGFFACFWFVSKIYSVVKVD; encoded by the exons ATGAGGCTGCTGGTTGCCGCACTCTTGCTGGTGGCGCCTCTCGGCGCCGCCTTCTACCTGCCTGGCTTGGCGCCTGTCAGCTTCTGTGAGGAGAGCGAGCAGACCGAGAGCTGCAAG TCACTAATTGAGCTCTTCGTGAACCGGCTGGACTCTGTTGAATCAGTTCTGCCGTACGAATATGATGC ttttgacTTCTGTCAAgataaggaagagaaaagacCATCAGAAAATCTTGGACAAGTGCTGTTTGGGGAGAGAATAGCATCGTCTCCATATAAG ttcacttttaaaaagcaagaaactTGCAAGAAGGTTTGTACAAGATCATATGACCCAGGAAACAGTGCTGATAAAAGCAAACTGGCTTTTTTGAAGAAAGGAATGCAATTGAATTATCAGCATCACTG GATTATCGATAACATGCCTGTAACGTGGTGTTATGATGTGGAAGATGGACAAAAATACTGTAATCCAGGATTTCCAATAGGATGTTTTGTTACTCCAGATGGTAGAGTTAAAGATGCTTGTGTTATAAAT TCAGAGTTTAACAAGAAGAACACTTTCTACCTCTTCAACCACGTTGACATAACAATCATGTACCACAGCGGGAAGGATGAAAACTGGCCTGGTGCAAGACTGGTGATGGCAAGACTGAGACCACAAAG TTACAAACATACAGATGAGAACAACCTAAGCTGTGAAGGCCCACCTATGGAGATTCCTGGAGAATTCACCAATAAACTGAATTTGGTTTACACCTACTCTGTGACATTTGAA gaaaaaaataatattaagtGGGCTTCCAGGTGGGACTACATTTTGGAGTCCATGCCGCATACAAACATCCAGTGGTTTAG TATAATGAATTCCCTCGTAATTGTTCTGTTCTTATCTGGCATGGTGGCTATGATCATTCTGAGGACTCTTCATAAAGATATTGCAAGATACAACCAGATTGACTCTTCT GAAGATGCCCAAGAGGAATTTGGCTGGAAGCTGGTTCATGGAGATGTGTTTAGACCTCCAAGGAAGGGAATGTTACTGTCTGTCTTTTTGGGCCAAGGAACCCAAATTTTCATTATGACATTTATTACTTTAT tcCTAGCTTGCCTTGgtttcctttctcctgccaACCGTGGTGCTCTGATGACCTGTGCAGTTGTATTGTGGGTCTTACTTGGAACTCCAGCTGGTTATGTGTCTGCTAGAATGTACAAGA CATTCAGAGGTGAGAAGTGGAAGACCAATGTCTTGcttacagctctgctgtgccctgg GATTGTCTTTGCTGATTTCTTCATTATGAATCTCATTCTGTGGGTGAAAGGCTCCTCAGCTGCCATCCCTTTTGGCACTTTAGTTGCTATTCTTGCCATGTGGTTTGGAATTTCAGTCCCACTAACCTTTGTTGGTGCCTATTTTGGCTTCAAAGAGAGG cctaTTGAGCATCCAGTGCGTACAAACCAGATTCCTCGCCAAATCCCAGAGCAGTCATTTTTCACAAAGCCATTGCCTGGTATCATCATGGGTGGTATCTTGCCTTTTGGCTGTATTTTTATTCaactttttttcattctgaatagCATTTG gtCTCATCAGATGTATTATATGTTTGGATTCCTGTTCCTAGTTTTTATAATTCTTCTAATTACATGCTCAGAGGCTACAGTTTTGCTGTGCTACTTCCACCTGTGTGCAGAG GACTATCACTGGTGGTGGAGGTCGTTCTTGACCAGCAGCTTTACAGCAGTTTATCTCTTTATCTATGCAGTCCATTACTTCTTCTCCAAACTCCAGATAACTGGAACTGCCAGCACCATTTTATACTTTGGTTACACAATGATCAtggtcttgatttttttccttttcacag